The nucleotide window CTTTGGCATTAGCGCCCGCCAGTTTATCGCCGATGCGGACGTCATAGCCGCGGCCAAACAAGTGAACAGCACCCGCGCGGTGCAAGCCATGCGCAAAGCGCAGCGCCTGGGTTTAATCGATGGCGGCATCGTCGCCGTCGGCAATGCACCGACCGCATTGCTGGAAGTGTTGCGCATGATCAGAGAAGAAGGCATCAAACCGGCGCTGATCGTCGGCATGCCGGTCGGTTTTGTCTCGGCTGCCGAATCCAAGGATTTACTCGCTGAATTACACGATGTGCCCTGGATCATCACCCGTGGCCGCAAAGGCGGCTCGACGCTGGTGGTGGCCGCCATACATGCCTTGCTGAGCCTGGCGGAAACCCGGCAGATGCATGGTTAGAAATATCGTAGGGTACGCGCTGCGTACCCCACAAGGCTGATCGCATGGCAATGCCTGAACGCAAACCCAAAGGCACCCGCAAGGGTTACACCACCGGCGCCTGTTCGACTGCGGCGGCGCGGGCGGCCGTATTGGGTTTGCTGAATGGTCGCGTGCCGGACACCATCGACTGCGTGCTACCCAATGGTCAAGACGTGGTGTTCAAAGTCGAAGAAAGCTTCGTACAGAACGGCAGAGCGCATGCGGTCATTGAAAAAGACGCCGGCGACGATCCAGATTGCACCAATCACGCTCGGCTGACAGCGGATGTAATCTGGATAGAACAACCGGACACTATCGTATTGCAAGGGGGCGAAGGCATAGGCCAGATCACGCGCCCCGGTTTGGGTCTTGAGGTTGGCGGCCCGGCCATCAATCCGGTTCCGCGCAAAAATATCGAACACAATATCCGTCTAATCGCCGCCGAAGCCCTAAAAACCAGAGGCTTACAGGTGACCCTCTCCGTGCCGGACGGCGAAGAGATGGCAAAAAAAACCCTGAACTATCGTTTGGGCATCATCGGCGGTATTTCGATTTTAGGTACGACCGGGATCGTGCATCCGTATTCCACGGCGGCGTTTCGGGCTAGCGTGGTGCAAGGCGTTGAGGTGGCGGCCAATCAGGGTCAGGCTAGTGTGGTCCTGACCACCGGCGGCCGCACCGAGAAATTCGTGATGCGCGAATTGCCCGAGCTGGATGAAAGCTGTTTCGTGCAAATGGGTGACTTTCTGACCCCGGCATTGGAGGCCGCCGACCGTTGCGGCATTCAAAACATCATCATCGGCGGCATGGTGGGCAAGCTGACCAAAATGGCCCAAGGCGAAACCATTACGCATGCCGGCCGCGCACCGGTTGACGTGGAACTGGTCGCCGATATTGCCCGCAGCATCGGCGCACCGGCTGAAGTGTGCGATGCCATCGCCGCGCAGGAAACCGCCCGTTACGCATCGGAATGCATGGCGGAACTGGGGCTTGAACGCGCATTTCATGTCGAACTGGCCAAGCGGGTCATTGCGACGCTGGAAAGCCGTTATCCCGGACGGTTTCACATCAGCGTTCTGGTGTGTGATTTTGACGGCAACAAACTGGCGGAAGCCGGAAGGATTTGATCATGCAAGCCATGTGCAGTTTTATCGGCGTACTCGATAACGGCGCCGCCAGCCTGAGCCAGGAGGCCTTGCAGGTATTACACGAAGCCCAACACGTCATCGCCGGTAGCCGTCTGTTGGCAACGCTGGCTAAAGACATTACCCAGGCCAGACACTACGACTTAACCGGGCAACTCAAACAAGTGCCGGATTGGATCAATGCCGCGTTGGCACAAAATGAAGCCGTAGCAGTACTGGCGACCGGCGATCCCTTGTGTCACGGTATCGCCGGTTTTTTGGCCGGCAAACTGGATCCGGATCGTGTGCGCATCTTGCCCAATCCGAGCACGATACAATTGGCCTTTGCCGAATTGAAATTGTCCTGGCAAAACGCCACCATCGTTTCAGTGCACAGTCAGGATGCCGGCGAATGGATGCGAGGCACCAAGCCCGATCACGGCTTGTACGAATTGGCCCAGCGCTGCCGTCAACACACATTATTGGCGGTTTTGACCAGCCCGGACAACACGCCGGCGCGCATTGCCCGCTTATTGCAAATCGAAGGCTTGGCCGATGCGTTCGAGATGGCGATTGCCGAAGCGCTGAAACAACCCGAACAGCTCGTCAGCGGTTGGCTGAGCATTGCTGAAGTGGCCCAAAACAGCTATCGCGATCCCAATGTAGTGATTCTGAAACGCAGATCGGCTGTGCCGGCACCGGTACTGTTTGGCGTCAGCGACGACCTGTTTCAGCAGCGCAAACCGGAAAAAGGCCTGATCACCAAACGTGAAGTGCGCGCGGTATCGCTGGCCCGCATGCAATTGACGCGTCGCAGCATTGTCTGGGACATCGGCGCCGGCTCAGGCTCGGTCGGACTGGAGGCGGCGCGGCTGTGTCCGGAGGGTCATGTATTTGCGATCGAAAAAAACGCCGATGATATTGCCAATGTCGAACAGAATCAGGCTGCCTGGGGTATCAGCAATTACAGCGTCGTGCAAGGCAAGGCGCCGCAATTTCTCGACACCTGGCCCGATCCGGATGCGGTATTCATCGGTGGTTCCGGCGGGGAATTGGCCGAACTGATCATCTTTTGTTTAGGTCGTTTGCGCCCGGCAGGTTGGCTGGTGATGAATTTTGTTACGTTGGAAAACCTGTCCACCGCCGTCGACACCCTGAAACAACTCGGCGCAGACTGGGACGTCTGTCAGATTCAAGCCTCGCGTAGTAGTCCGATTCTGGCTATGCATCGCTTACAGGGCGAAAACCCGGTGTGGATCGTGTCGGCCACCCATTCTTTACAGCCCATATCAAGCGGTCACGATGAACACTAAACTTGGCACTCTCTACGGCATCTCACTCGGCCCCGGCGACCCTGGCCTGATTACCCGCCGTGCCTGGGAATTACTCGCAGGCAATGGTCATTGGACCTATCCGGTGCGCAAAAAAAATAGCGAAAGTTATGCCTTGGACATTGCCTTGCGCGCCGGTCTTGAATGTCCACAAGCCCATACTGCGCTGCATTTTCCGATGACTCACGATGCGGATATTCTGGCTCGCTATTGGTTGGAAGCCGCAGAGACCGTGCTCGCACTATTGCAACGCGGCGACGATGTATTGTTTTTGGTGGAAGGCGACGCGTCAACTTATTCCACCTTCGGCCACTTACAACGTAGCGTTCGCGCTTTGCAAGCCGATGTCAACG belongs to Methylomonas sp. LL1 and includes:
- the cbiE gene encoding precorrin-6y C5,15-methyltransferase (decarboxylating) subunit CbiE; amino-acid sequence: MQAMCSFIGVLDNGAASLSQEALQVLHEAQHVIAGSRLLATLAKDITQARHYDLTGQLKQVPDWINAALAQNEAVAVLATGDPLCHGIAGFLAGKLDPDRVRILPNPSTIQLAFAELKLSWQNATIVSVHSQDAGEWMRGTKPDHGLYELAQRCRQHTLLAVLTSPDNTPARIARLLQIEGLADAFEMAIAEALKQPEQLVSGWLSIAEVAQNSYRDPNVVILKRRSAVPAPVLFGVSDDLFQQRKPEKGLITKREVRAVSLARMQLTRRSIVWDIGAGSGSVGLEAARLCPEGHVFAIEKNADDIANVEQNQAAWGISNYSVVQGKAPQFLDTWPDPDAVFIGGSGGELAELIIFCLGRLRPAGWLVMNFVTLENLSTAVDTLKQLGADWDVCQIQASRSSPILAMHRLQGENPVWIVSATHSLQPISSGHDEH
- a CDS encoding cobalt-precorrin-5B (C(1))-methyltransferase, which codes for MPERKPKGTRKGYTTGACSTAAARAAVLGLLNGRVPDTIDCVLPNGQDVVFKVEESFVQNGRAHAVIEKDAGDDPDCTNHARLTADVIWIEQPDTIVLQGGEGIGQITRPGLGLEVGGPAINPVPRKNIEHNIRLIAAEALKTRGLQVTLSVPDGEEMAKKTLNYRLGIIGGISILGTTGIVHPYSTAAFRASVVQGVEVAANQGQASVVLTTGGRTEKFVMRELPELDESCFVQMGDFLTPALEAADRCGIQNIIIGGMVGKLTKMAQGETITHAGRAPVDVELVADIARSIGAPAEVCDAIAAQETARYASECMAELGLERAFHVELAKRVIATLESRYPGRFHISVLVCDFDGNKLAEAGRI
- a CDS encoding precorrin-8X methylmutase; this encodes MSQNSQTEQLTQAGQQIEHDSFAIVDREVGKHPYSDDQWQVVRRMIHATADFEFNGLTEFSEQAVEGGIKAILNSAPIVADVEMICVGLSQPRLAHFGISARQFIADADVIAAAKQVNSTRAVQAMRKAQRLGLIDGGIVAVGNAPTALLEVLRMIREEGIKPALIVGMPVGFVSAAESKDLLAELHDVPWIITRGRKGGSTLVVAAIHALLSLAETRQMHG